A window of Clostridium taeniosporum genomic DNA:
TTGGAGTTTTCTCTTTCATTGTTAATTATCCATTCTCAATTTCATTTCATCATTATTAAAGTATTAAATCAACTAATCCAATAGCTGCAACACTTTCAATTACTGGTACCGCCCTTTGGATTATGCATGGATCATGTCTTCCTTTAACTGTAATAATACCATTCTTTTTTTCACTAATATTTATACTTCTCTGCTCTTTAGATATTGATGGTGTTGGCTTTATAACTGTTTTAAATAATATTGGCATACCATTAGATATTCCTCCTAATATTCCACCATTATTGTTACTATAGGTTTTCACTTCATCTCCATCATAATAATATTCATCATTACATTCTGAACCTCTAAGTTTGCTCATTTCAAATCCTTTTCCGAATTCAACACCTTTTACTGCTGGAACAGAAAATAATAAATGTGCTAATGTAGATTCTATAGAATCAAAAAATGGATTTCCAATTCCTGCTTTTACACCAATAATTCCACATTCTATAATTCCACCTATAGAATCACCATCTTTTTTAGCTTCAAGTATTTCATTTCTCATCTTTTCTTCATTTTCTTTTATTAAAACTGGTAACTCTTCACTATTCAAATTTTCTATAAGTTCTTTAGTTAAATTTATTCCACTAAAATCCTTATCTTCAACATTTCCTATTCTTTTAATATGAGCACCTATATATATTTTTTCTTTTTCTAATATTTGTTTACATATAGCACCAGCAAAAACTAACGGTGCTGTTATTCTTCCTGAAAAATGTCCTCCACCTCTATAGTCATTATGACCATGATATTTTATTTTACCACTATAATCTGCATGTCCTGGTCTAATTAAGTCTTTTAATTCTCTATAATCCTTTGAATGCATATCATTGTTTCTAATCATTGCACATAATGGAGTTCCTGTAGTTTTTCCTTCAAAAAGTCCACTAAGAATTTCAGGCATATCCCCTTCTTTTCTAGCTGTAGAAAGCTTACTTTTTCCAGGTGCTCTCCTAGACATTTCTCTTAAAATATTATCAACATTAATTTCTAATCCACCTGGTAATCCATCTATAGTTATACCTATTGCATTTCCATGTGATTCACCAAATATAGAAATTTTTAATTTATTTCCCCAAATTCCACTCATCAAAATTTCCTCCTAATGATTTAAAATCTTCAAAAAATTGTGGATAAGATTTTGAAACACACTCATAATCTTCTATAATTATGGGCTCTTCACAAACTGTAGAAGCTATAGAAAGCATCATTGCAATTCTATGATCTTTATGACTCCAAACTTTTACTCCACCTTTTAAGCTTTTAACTCCATCAATTATTAAACTGTCTTCTTTTTCAATTATTTTTGCTCCTAATTTACTTAGCTCCATTGTAATTGCTTTTAATCTATCACATTCTTTTATTCTTAATCTTCCTACATTTACTATCTCTGTTTTTCCTGCACACAAACTAGCTGCTAACGAAACAACTGGAATTACATCTGGACATTGGGAACCATCAATAATAGTTGATTTTAAATTTTCTTTTGGTATTACTTTAACACCATTATCAACAATTTTTATCTTTACATTCATTTTTTCTAATATATCTATAATTTCTTTATCTCCTTGTAAAGATTTTAAATTCAAATCAGTTATTAAAACATCACTTCCCAATGTATCTGCCACTAAAAAAAATGCTGCTTGAGAATAATCTCCTTCTATCCTATAATCCACACTCTCATATGTTTGATTTCCTCTAATTATAAATTCTTTATAATCATTATTTATTATTTCAATTCCAAAATCACGCATAGCACTTAATGTTAAATCAATATAACCTTTGGATTCTAGTTCTGTGGTTATTATTATTTTTGAATCTCCATCTAAAAGAGGTAGAGCAAATAATAATCCACTAATAAATTGAGAACTTATATCTCCCCTTAATTTAAATTCTCCATTTTTCAACAAACCTTCTGTTTTCAAATCAAGTTTCCCTTTTTTATATGAATACTTAATTTTTTGATTATCAAATATATCGTAATATGTATCCAAAGGTCTTTTTCCTAAATTTCCTCTTCCAATAAATCTATTTTTTCCTTCAAAAACACAAGAAATTGGAACTAAAAATCTTAATGTAGAACCTGATTCATTACAATCTATTGTTCTATTTAAATCTATATTCTTTTTACATTGTTTTGAGTTTATTCCTACTATATAAAGATAATCATCTTCTTTAGTTATTATAGCTCCTAATGAACGCATAGCATTAATAGTTGCTATTATATCATCTGAATAACTAATGTTTCTTATTTTACTTATTCCATTTCCTAATGCTGCGCAAATAACCCCTCTATGTGCCATGCTTTTAGATGGTGGAATTTTAACTACTCCTTTTAATTTCCTCGGATAAATTTTAAAATTTCCCATTTTCATCCCCCTTTAGTTGTTTTATGCTAAAATAATGTATGAATTAAAATTTATTTGTTTTAAAAAAATCTATATTAGTATTTTGTAAAAATGCATCTCCAATTTCTTTAAGTAAAACTACTTTTAACACATTATCAATATTTTTTTTATCCAAAGAAATTGTTTCTAATATCTTATCTAAATTTTCAATATCTATATCATAAGGAAGTGAATAATTAACTAATATATCTTTTATTTCATTAGAAATTCCTTCTGATATAATTCCTTTTTCTTCAGATATTTTAGATATTTTATACATTCCTATTCCTACAGCTTCACCATGAGTATATTTATTAAAATTATAGTATGCTTCTATTGCATGACCTAATGTATGTCCAAAATTTAATAACATTCTTTCGCCCTTATCTTTTTCATCATTTTCAACAACTATTCTCTTAATGTTGCAACAAGTATAGATTATATCTTCTATATTTTCCATTACCTCACTTTTATAACTAAAACCCTTTAATTTATGAAAAAATTCTTTATCTTTAATGCAACCATATTTTATTACTTCAGCCATTCCATCTTTAAAAAATTTATCTTCTAAAGTAATTAAAACATTTGGGTCAATCAAAACTATTTTTGGGTGATAAAAACTTCCTACTAAATTTTTGCCCCTATCTAAATCTACTGCAACCTTTCCTCCAACACTACTATCAACTTGAGCAAGTAATGATGTTGGGAATTGAATAAAATCAATACCTCTTAAAAATGTAGAAGCTGCAAACCCTCCAATATCCCCTATAACACCACCACCAAGTGTAATAATCAAATCACTTCTAGTTAATCTAAAATCTAAAAATTCATTATATATTTTAGGAAGAGTATTAAAAGATTTAGTTTCCTCTCCAGGCTCTAGAACCATTTTCTTAACTTCATATCCAACACTAATTA
This region includes:
- the aroB gene encoding 3-dehydroquinate synthase; this translates as MKELVVDLKEKSYSIVIKKGLINDFGDEIKKVYNGKKIFILTDKNVDYYYGDKVKDLLISVGYEVKKMVLEPGEETKSFNTLPKIYNEFLDFRLTRSDLIITLGGGVIGDIGGFAASTFLRGIDFIQFPTSLLAQVDSSVGGKVAVDLDRGKNLVGSFYHPKIVLIDPNVLITLEDKFFKDGMAEVIKYGCIKDKEFFHKLKGFSYKSEVMENIEDIIYTCCNIKRIVVENDEKDKGERMLLNFGHTLGHAIEAYYNFNKYTHGEAVGIGMYKISKISEEKGIISEGISNEIKDILVNYSLPYDIDIENLDKILETISLDKKNIDNVLKVVLLKEIGDAFLQNTNIDFFKTNKF
- the aroC gene encoding chorismate synthase, with translation MSGIWGNKLKISIFGESHGNAIGITIDGLPGGLEINVDNILREMSRRAPGKSKLSTARKEGDMPEILSGLFEGKTTGTPLCAMIRNNDMHSKDYRELKDLIRPGHADYSGKIKYHGHNDYRGGGHFSGRITAPLVFAGAICKQILEKEKIYIGAHIKRIGNVEDKDFSGINLTKELIENLNSEELPVLIKENEEKMRNEILEAKKDGDSIGGIIECGIIGVKAGIGNPFFDSIESTLAHLLFSVPAVKGVEFGKGFEMSKLRGSECNDEYYYDGDEVKTYSNNNGGILGGISNGMPILFKTVIKPTPSISKEQRSINISEKKNGIITVKGRHDPCIIQRAVPVIESVAAIGLVDLIL
- the aroA gene encoding 3-phosphoshikimate 1-carboxyvinyltransferase; its protein translation is MGNFKIYPRKLKGVVKIPPSKSMAHRGVICAALGNGISKIRNISYSDDIIATINAMRSLGAIITKEDDYLYIVGINSKQCKKNIDLNRTIDCNESGSTLRFLVPISCVFEGKNRFIGRGNLGKRPLDTYYDIFDNQKIKYSYKKGKLDLKTEGLLKNGEFKLRGDISSQFISGLLFALPLLDGDSKIIITTELESKGYIDLTLSAMRDFGIEIINNDYKEFIIRGNQTYESVDYRIEGDYSQAAFFLVADTLGSDVLITDLNLKSLQGDKEIIDILEKMNVKIKIVDNGVKVIPKENLKSTIIDGSQCPDVIPVVSLAASLCAGKTEIVNVGRLRIKECDRLKAITMELSKLGAKIIEKEDSLIIDGVKSLKGGVKVWSHKDHRIAMMLSIASTVCEEPIIIEDYECVSKSYPQFFEDFKSLGGNFDEWNLGK